TATGGCTGGTCATGAACTCGCTGCTACAACcgctcttttttccccttctgaTGTTTAGTGTATATGAACGTAATCCgttaactaaaaagaaaaaaaaaacatctcaatatAAACGTGACATATGGTGAAACCTATCTTAACAACTACCAGAATCAAAGTGCACTTGTTTACATTGGACCTATGTGCACAATGCTAGTATGAGCAGGATTGTATGCCGCTAACCCCTTTCAACAtttgacattgtgtgtgtgtgtgtgtgtgtgtgcgtgcttgcgcACGTGCAGCGGTGAGAACAGGCAACCTGTCCAAGTTCAACCAAGCTTTGGAGCAGTTTGGCGAGAAGTTCCAGGCGGATGGCACGTACACGCTCATCATCCGACTCAGACACAACGTCATCAAGACAGGTGAGCGCTATTGCACTGCACCACGTCGAGCCGAGGCGCTGTCATCGCACCGCGCAAACTAACCGTCTTGATGCGTATGTGCGCAGGCGTGCGTATGATCAGCCTGTCGTACTCTCGCATCTCGCTGGCCGACATCGCCCTCAAGCTCCAGCTGGACAGCCCAGAGGACGCCGAGTTCATTGTGGCCAAGGTAGCATAGATCGCGCGCGTGCGCACCCACGCGCATAGACGTGACGGCCGCGTGTTCTGTCCGCGCAGGCCATCCGGGACGGCGTGATCGAGGCCAGCATCAACCACGAGAAAGGCTTTGTCCAATCCAAAGAGACCATGGACATCTACGGCACCCGAGAACCCCAGTTGGCCTTCCACCAGAGGATCTCCTTCTGCCTTGACATACACAACATGTCCGTCAAGgtgaacgcacgcacacacctgtACATTAGACAAAAGTGTTGGTGTCTATCATGGTGTTAACTGTGCTGCTGTTGTGTTCAGGCCATGAGGTTTCCGCCCAAAGCTTACAACAAAGACTTGGAGTCAGCTGAGGTAGTtgcaagcaaacacacacacacacacactacagatTTGTTtacactagaccaggggtgctcaaCCAGTTGATCGTGATCAACGTGTAgcccgcggactggtcccaagtcgatcgcgagaggTGTAGGGATGATAGCGGAAATAAAactatttgtgtgtatgttatTAATATTAGATATAATTTACTGCAGTGTACTGTTTCACGTTCACTAAAAGTATTTcatgaataaaattaaaaagtagGTCAGCTTTAACCTACAGTGGCTTGTGACGTGCATCACGGGAACGAGAACTAATTGACACGACATGATTGCTAAGTTTTCACATTCGTGATATGGTGAGAGAAACGCACGCGACCCTCTCCACTACTTCCCTCGCTATGAAGACAACACGCCAAGAGCATGCATATTCATGAGAATGACGTCACTGTCAGCCAATCCCAGTGCGGCACAACTGACGCGTGTGCGTTTTCAGGAGCGTCGCGAACGTGAGCAGCAAGATCTGGAGTTCGCCAAAGAAATGGCCGAAGATGACGACGACAGCTTCCCCTGAGCATGCTAACTTCCTGTGCACACAGGAAGTGGCGGTCTGATGTTTATTACCCACAATTCCCCTCTTTTCTGCTTCTTTTCTTGTGTTAACAAATAAAGATGGCCATCTTGTAAAGATGTTTATGATTTTCCCTCACTATTATTTAGTTTACGCTTTGAGATGCTGAAAGCTTCCATTGGCGCCCATTTTGCTCCGAATAGCCTATTGCGACTGTTCAAATGGAGAGAATGACTGAAAACGGATAacggcaccaaaaaaaattaacatccatccatccatagtaGCGCTTATTATTATGAGGGCTACTTTTGGGTGTGCTGGATcctgtcgccagccaatcgcagtttaAAATATAaagtgtctgttttgttttacacCAGCTTGCGTTCGGTGTGATCGCCCAAGTGTCACCCACAGGTGGCAGTGTAACCTCCAGGGACATATTCCCAGGCGAAGAAAAAGGGGGCGGGAGTCAAATTTTCCCAGGATGCACCGCGGCTGGTGACAAGATGGCGGAACAGAGACGAATAAACGCGACTGAAAATCGTTTTGTATTAGTATTGCTTATTTTCAGCCTCATTTGACCATATATCCACTACTTTTCTAATACAGATTGATATCTACCATATTTCgaaaatcacaatgtttttgtagaagcttagtttgtttttggaaatggtCTATTGATAAAttccatttacacacacacaaaaaagtactCAATATATCGTTAAGAACACACAAAAGAGCAGTATTTTCAGTAAAAACGTGTCACCGATATTTTTTCGAATTAACGGTGCAACAAACCCTCAAATGTTGatgttttaagattaagatatcctttatttgtcccgcaatgggaaattacaatcaattTTATGCAGCTGCACCAGCCTCAACCCGGAGTTCTGATGAATATTGGGTTTGTGAAATACGAATGAAACAGACAAATCCAGCCATTTTGATCCACCTCGGGAGAcgctattttgttgttgtattattattttatgtggtatgtaaagtgctttgttagcattcattcattcattcattcatcttcctaaccgcttgatcctcactagggtcgcggggggtgctggagcctatcccagctgtcttcgggcagtaggcgggggacaccctgaatcggttgccagccaatcgcagggcacacagagacaaacaaccaaccatgctcacactcacacctagggacaatttagagtgttcaatcagcctgccatgcatatttttggaatgtgggaggaaaccggagcacccggagaaaacccacgcaggcccggggagaacatgcaaactccacacagggaggtcggagctggaatcgaacccggtacctctgcactgtgaagcccacgtgctaaccactggactaccgggccgcccagcagCTGGTCTGAAATGTGTTATGTAAATTAAGTTGTATTATTCCTAGCCCTCATGAGCCTTACTGTGAGTTATGGGCATACCTCCCATTATGAAGCAACACTGGTGTTTTGTTGTCATACCATCTGTTTTGTCTAAGTCCAATTTCTATAAACAATGTGTAAAAGTTAGCTGTTGCAGCTTCAGatagaaaacatttcaattatCACGCTTCCTACTCTTGACCATCAATCGTCATCATTAGGAGGATGACATCAAAAAGTCCATCTGAAAATCTTGATGTATCAGTACCTGTACAGTAATTCACATGTTCCAAGAGGGTGGATGTAGTCGTATTTATCTTAAGGCAGACATATAATCCAGCCAAACCCTTCAGCTAAAATCAACGCTAAAGGTGGTAACCACATCGCCTTGtatgtgtccccccccctcaaacTCAGGAAAACCCGTCACATACTGTAATAACAGCAACAATGCTATACACTGCGTAAAGGACATCTAAGTTCCTTTTTCTGATCAAATAAACCCACAACAGTTTTCAACTACCCCATCAATCGATCTCTAAATGTGGCAAACAAAGGAAAGAATTAAGAGCCTTGTGCTGGAGTGGAACACATCTGGAGCCACTGAAGTGAAAGTTGACCTCGAAGTTTGCAACCTGGCGCAAAGGaagtaaaacatgaaaataacaacTGGTGTTTGCGCTTGTTTACAATGATGGACAGAAGGCTCTGTAAGTTGAACAAAAATTTTGATAAAGTGTTTGGTGAATGGCTTGACTGCATGTTGTGATGTAGCCaagcagtattttttttgactTAATTAAAACTTCTGTGGACTATTATATAGTAGCTGTATTAAATTTGTGGAAATTGTTCAGCTACTACAAAGGTAGCGcagttttgaaataaaatgtttttattacacAATACTTCTGACACTCCCctcacacacctcattcaacTGACATAACGCATGTTACTAACTCACAAATGAAAACTGAACTAAAAAAcaagtgtcaaaataaaatgaaaacaaatgacaaactgGTGACTGCTTCCACTAACAATGCAAGTGATTATATCACTTTTCCTGCACTgaggactccaaaaaaaaagaaaaaaaaaggtttgggcgGTTTTGAACTCGGGACTTTTAATACCCGAGGTAACCGGTTCATGCCGAATAAGCGgcacagagaatggatggatggaaattgcaACAACAGAAATGGCcacatagtaataataatatgtagCTCTTAGGTAAGGCGCCATTTCACCACAGCTGGCCCCTCGACAGCATTATTCAACAATAAAAGAATCCTTCTTCCCTCTTTCACTTTGTGCTTGCCTCTTTCACTTGTTGCGGTCGACAGTCTGTGGTGACTaaacattcattttgaaatttgggaGAATCCAACAACCAGGAAATGCCAGAGGTGCCGACATGTCTGCAGCGTTAGcagtgacttttttgggggggacacgTTTTATGTATGGGATCGGTTTTAGCCACGCCCTTTCTGTTTTCCCATCCATAAGATAATGTTTGGAAACATTGAAGGATGTTACGATGTCGTCACGTCGCATGGCCATCCATGTCATGTGACCATCCGGACAAGGGCACACGGCAAATGGAAACAGCTGTGTGACACCACCCGTCAGCAGTGGCAAAGATGTTCAAAGCGACAGTTCAAGTTAGTAATTTATTCACGTCAATCATTGCAGTCTTCATGTACATGTCAACCCACaagccccactttttcagtttttttttctgtctcagcCCACCCTGTCGTAGCCCCACCCCCACAGCAAACTCAAAACTGGTCCGGCTCCTTTCTTTCGCCCCTCACCTGACATTCGCCCCCTGCGGGGGGGAGGcgctgtttggagtttgcggCGGGAGGGGGCATAACCTCCTGCCAAATGAAAAGCCAAAGCGTTTTGTGATGCCGTCAACATTCACGagccctgcccccacccccgcccccttccacaCCCCTGCACAACCCCGAGTCCTGCTGGGCATGAATGATAAGCACTGAGtcatggaaaagaaaaatgtgaggaGAAAGGGGCGCGGCTGGGACCTCCGAAAATGTTCTCGGTTGCTTCCTGCGGGCATTGGCGGAGCTATTTCAGACACCTCTCGAAGTAGGTGGAGCCTATGTAGCCGCCACGCAGCGTGCGATGGACGTTTTGCTCAAACAGGCGGCGGTTCGTCTGCAGGACCTCAGCCGCCTCCTTGTTCAGGGGGTCCTCGGGGTTGGGCTCCTGAAACGCAAGCAAAGGGCCACTCTGATGATGTTCGTGATGAGGTCAGCAGTCACGTGACCTCCAACAAGCAGGAAGTAGTCACTCACTAGAAAAAGATACTGTAGGCCGTAGATGATGGAGTTTATTGTCAGCACAGGCTTCCAGTCCTCCCTGTCACacacaacgcacacacacaattaaaacCCTTACACACACGAGCACTGAAATGTGATGTGACTCAGCAAACAGGCAGTGAGACCACCTTAAGATGTTGAGGCAGACGTTTCCTTCCAGGTCGATGTTGGGGTGGTACACCATTGTTTCACACTTCACCTTTGGGGGGTCATGAGGGTAACCCTGTCCtacctgcaacacacacacactcaccacaTGTTACATGCAAATACACAATAACATTGCCGCGGTGACAAGAAAAATTGAGTCTGACCTTAAAACCGAAGACAAATTTTCCTCCTTTGTAAAAACCCTAACaggaaaaaataacacatctCTCAACTCGAGTATACAGGTgtatgcacacgcgcacacacatgcacgcacggacacacacacacacacctcatcgGGTGAGATGATGAGTCTGAAGTTGAGGAGGTCATCGTCATCAGGGAAGTTGATCTCACATGTCTTCGGCAGGTTCAACTCATTGATGTCtgaaacacacattttcaaatacCATCAGTATCTAAAAGAAACCCctttgcaataaaataaaaaaagtcaagtcgTGTCTGGAACAGACCCCCTCCAAATAAAACGCTGTCTGTCTATTTGTGGGCATCCAAAACAGGCATTTTCAAAATCACTTGCCGTGTTTGGCAGCTTCAACTAGTTTTTGTTGACTCATTGATCATATCTTATAGACACCTCTTAAAATGAAGCATTAGCCGCATGGCATAGTTGCAAGACCACATGATTAACAGTTTTGCTCTGCATTTTGCATGTTATGTCATCACAGGCATTGATGTCACTGGGATATGAGCAAGGGGTGGTGCCCGAAACCTGGCAGGTGTGGCCTGCTCACGTGACCCCTGCAGGTGTCATGACGTTGGGGGTGCTAATACAGCAAGCACCCATGTGCGCTAACAGTTTAGCACAAAGAGCGCAGTCGGGAGACCTAGCGTTGTTAGCTGCTAACCAGCCGTGAAAtatgttttgtgtgtatgttgtcAGTGGAGGCTGGGCTAGCGAGAGTCAGCTCGCTAGCAGTGAGCCGCTGTGGCTAAGTGCTAGCCGAGCATATTCTTGTGTTGAGAGCAGTGACAAGCTCGTAGTTGTGTTTCAACAATTCCAAATAGATTAACGCAGACGTACGCACACACATCTATGTAGATCCAGAGGTgtaaaagtgtgtgtttgtgtattagTGAAAGAGCGCACCTTTCTGTATTCGTAGTTGGGCCGCGCTGGCTTTTTTACCGCCGGCTCCGGTTCGGTTTCCTCCAGCAGATTCCTCGTCTTTCTTCTGCTTGAGGGAAAAGAGCTTAATCATCTTCACTCGCGGGATGAGACGCACAACGACGCCTCCGATCCGTGTTCGCCGAGTCCGCGTCGCCTGCTCGCTGGCTGGCTGGGGAGTGTGTTCCGTCCCAACAGCACCCGAATGTTGATAGACGAGCCGACCCGACCGGCGCACGTCAACCAATTACACGCCGCTAGCCGAGCCGAGCCTAGCCTGCTAGCCGAGCTGCTACATGCTAACTGCTAGCGAGGGGTTCGGGGTTGACTCGCTGCAAAACACTTAGAATACCTGTTACTCAAATAGGACTTTGACTTTTTACTTGTACTTACTTGTACGCTTTATTTCAGAAAATATATTTGTCTGTATTCCAGTGATTCCACTGTGACTCTAGTGAGTCGAATCATTAAATTGTGACGACAACTGCAAGTCCCATGATGCATTTCTGCATTTGATATCATATCCGCCAAAAGGGCCAGATTGCGGCATTTGTTgacttgtatttttaaatgctgACTTGTCTCCTCGGAACCCGCGCACGAGTCCGCGCGCGCGCCCGCGGCCACCTGTGTGACGTCTTCAACGTGAGCGTGTCATTGCACGCTACCGAACCGTTCgcgtccaacacacacacacacacacacacacacacacacacacacacacacacacacacgaccggGGAGAGCATGTGGCCCAAAGGTGTAACAGATTTTCTGTTGTGTCCTTATGAAAGAActgtaacattattttttttcagtgtctggTGTTGAAAACAAGAAAGCTATAAAAACCTTGAAATTGTGCTCCCatttcaatgtctttttttattattatattgttgaCCCATGACCACCGTATGTTTTTGTAGCGTTTATTTTTTGTATCGTTATGTATCTTTTTGTTCAATAATGATGGGTGGGTTGGGACAAGAAAACGAAAGCGCAGGTCCTGCTTCTTGATTTGCGACAGGCTGTGGAGGGAGGGACTGACTATTGGCACTACTTTATGCGGAGGGATAGCAGCG
This region of Hippocampus zosterae strain Florida chromosome 17, ASM2543408v3, whole genome shotgun sequence genomic DNA includes:
- the ube2m gene encoding NEDD8-conjugating enzyme Ubc12 isoform X2; amino-acid sequence: MIKLFSLKQKKDEESAGGNRTGAGGKKASAAQLRIQKDINELNLPKTCEINFPDDDDLLNFRLIISPDEVGQGYPHDPPKVKCETMVYHPNIDLEGNVCLNILREDWKPVLTINSIIYGLQYLFLEPNPEDPLNKEAAEVLQTNRRLFEQNVHRTLRGGYIGSTYFERCLK
- the ube2m gene encoding NEDD8-conjugating enzyme Ubc12 isoform X1, encoding MIKLFSLKQKKDEESAGGNRTGAGGKKASAAQLRIQKDINELNLPKTCEINFPDDDDLLNFRLIISPDEGFYKGGKFVFGFKVGQGYPHDPPKVKCETMVYHPNIDLEGNVCLNILREDWKPVLTINSIIYGLQYLFLEPNPEDPLNKEAAEVLQTNRRLFEQNVHRTLRGGYIGSTYFERCLK